The following coding sequences are from one Diadema setosum chromosome 9, eeDiaSeto1, whole genome shotgun sequence window:
- the LOC140233407 gene encoding uncharacterized protein F13E9.13, mitochondrial-like translates to MSWFQRLFGHNRGVVIGMIHVQALPGTPHHSTSIAEIVKKACLEAKGYVEAGINALMLENMHDVPYVQPDQLGPEVTASMTAVSCAIRQMYPDLPIGVQVLSAANQQALAVAQAAGLNFIRAEGFVFSHVGDEGILNACAGELLRYRRQIGAEDVKVLTDIKKKHSSHAITSDVSLAETAKAAEFFLSDGVIVTGTSTGCPTSLKDVEDVRQAVGIPVLIGSGVSQANLAQSLTAANGCIVGSHFKLGGQWQNNVDFDRVRQFMEEVRKFQM, encoded by the exons ATGAGCTGGTTCCAAAGATTATTCGGACACAACCGTGGTGTTGTGATAGGCATGATTCATGTTCAAGCATTACCAG GTACACCACACCACAGCACAAGCATAGCTGAGATAGTCAAGAAAGCTTGCCTTGAGGCCAAGGGATATGTAGAGGCTGGCATA AATGCGCTCATGTTGGAGAACATGCACGACGTGCCGTACGTCCAGCCTGACCAATTGGGACCAGAGGTCACTGCCTCCATGACTGCAGTGTCCTGCGCCATTCGTCAGATGTACCCCGACCTGCCCATCGGTGTCCAGGTTCTCTCAGCAGCCAATCAGCAGGCACTGGCAGTTGCACAGGCGGCAG GTCTGAATTTCATTCGGGCAGAAGGTTTTGTCTTCAGCCACGTCGGCGACGAAGGCATTCTGAATGCTTGCGCTGGAGAGCTGCTCAGATATCGTAGACAGATAGGAGCTGAGGATGTCAAGGTGCTCACTGATATCAAGAAGAAACACAG TTCTCACGCGATCACCTCTGATGTGAGCCTGGCGGAGACGGCGAAGGCGGCGGAGTTCTTCCTCAGCGACGGAGTGATAGTGACGGGGACGAGCACTGGATGCCCGACAAGTCTTAAGGATGTGGAGG ATGTCAGACAAGCTGTCGGCATACCTGTGCTGATTGGATCTGGTGTGTCGCAGGCAAACTTGGCCCAGAGCCTTACGGCGGCCAATGGCTGCATAGTGGGCTCTCACTTCAAGCTTGGTGGACAGTGGCAAAACAATGTGGACTTCGACAGGGTCAGACAGTTTATGGAAGAGGTCAGAAAGTTTCAGATGTGA
- the LOC140232595 gene encoding G1/S-specific cyclin-E-like, protein MSRRSGRLQARQENDRTSNYESEENHQLVCTRKRKTREQDMVETTRTEVQKRRQEFRIENHWVPISESSTIETSRLVPTSNREATTPSEELMDSANWVTFRNLFPAHVSERASPVPLVKWAELPELWSIMTRQETLYPRQVGCLKGHPSLGERMRSILLDWLIEVCEVYRLHRETFYLAVDFVDRYLAAKKNIPKTKLQLIGITALFIAAKLEEIYPPKLHEFAYVTDGACSEDEILNQELVILKALKWDLSPITVNTWLNAFMQICNADEIANQKTNFHIPAYSSSDFIKVAQLLDVCTLDIGSLDFEYSTLAASALYHMTNEELTLEVTGMKWDDIAVCVQWMSAFAITIREMGVAQLKSFKNVFPGDAHNIQTHCSGLELLEKSQERLKEIREAACCSPVQVPGVLTPPQSNEKGHKGVL, encoded by the exons ATGTCTCGTCGAag TGGTCGACTTCAAGCGAGGCAAGAGAACGACAGAACATCAAATTATGAATCAGAGGAAAATCATCAGCTAGTTTGCACAAGGAAAAGGAAAACCCGCGAACAAGACATG GTCGAGACAACCAGAACAGAAGTTCAGAAGAGAAGGCAGGAATTCAGGATAGAA AATCACTGGGTGCCAATATCCGAGTCGTCAACCATAGAAACATCTCGATTGGTGCCAACTAGTAACAGGGAAGCAACAACTCCTTCAGAGGAACTCATGGACTCGG CAAACTGGGTCACGTTCCGTAACCTCTTCCCAGCCCATGTGTCGGAGCGAGCGTCGCCAGTGCCCCTCGTCAAGTGGGCGGAGCTGCCAGAGCTGTGGTCGATCATGACGCGGCAGGAGACCCTTTACCCCAGGCAGGTGGGCTGCCTGAAGGGGCACCCATCGCTAGGCGAGAGAATGAGGTCCATCCTCCTAGACTGGTTAATCGAA gtTTGTGAAGTGTACAGGTTACACCGCGAGACATTCTATCTTGCAGTAGACTTTGTAGATAGGTACCTGGCAGCAAAAAAGAACATTCCAAAGACGAAACTACAGCTGATTGGCATCACTGCACTATTCATCGCAGCAAAGTTAGAA GAAATCTATCCACCAAAACTCCACGAGTTTGCGTATGTGACAGACGGGGCGTGCAGTGAGGACGAGATCCTCAACCAAGAACTTGTCATCCTGAAG GCGCTGAAGTGGGACCTGTCCCCAATCACTGTCAACACCTGGCTGAATGCTTTCATGCAAATCTGCAACGCTGACGAGATCGCCAACCAGAAGACCAACTTCCACATCCCAGCCTACTCCTCCAGTGACTTCATCAAGGTGGCTCAG CTCCTGGATGTATGCACCCTGGACATTGGATCCCTAGATTTTGAGTACAGCACCTTAGCAGCGTCTGCCCTCTATCACATGACCAATGAAGAACTTACCCTGGAGGTCACAG GGATGAAATGGGATGACATCGCGGTCTGTGTCCAGTGGATGTCAGCGTTCGCCATAACCATCAGAGAGATGGGCGTCGCCCAgctcaagagcttcaagaatgTCTTTCCGGGGGATGCCCACAACATCCAGACACACTGCTCAGGTTTAGAACTACTG GAGAAGTCTCAGGAGAGGCTGAAGGAGATCCGGGAGGCTGCATGCTGCAGTCCAGTGCAGGTGCCTGGTGTCCTGACCCCTCCTCAAAGCAACGAGAAAGGGCATAAAGGTGTTCTATGA